One genomic segment of Hordeum vulgare subsp. vulgare chromosome 2H, MorexV3_pseudomolecules_assembly, whole genome shotgun sequence includes these proteins:
- the LOC123429748 gene encoding non-specific lipid transfer protein GPI-anchored 2-like, with product MGLTPCMGYLTNTSVATPPAACCGAFKSLVDNAPICLCHGLNGDINKIMPAPMDFMRMMSLPGNCAVPLPMQTLAQCATAPVPPLDPPTTPAAPSPKPSL from the exons ATGGGGCTGACGCCATGCATGGGCTACCTCACCAACACCAGCGTGGCGACGCCCCCGGCCGCGTGCTGCGGCGCCTTCAAGTCTCTGGTGGACAACGCCCCTATCTGCCTCTGCCACGGCCTGAACGGGGACATCAACAAGATCATGCCCGCGCCCATGGACTTCATGCGCATGATGTCCCTCCCGGGAAACTGCGCCGTCCCGCTGCCAATGCAGACGCTTGCCCAGTGCGCCA CGGCACCTGTGCCACCACTGGACCCTCCTACCACCCCAGCAGCCCCATCTCCAA AGCCATCACTGTAG